A genomic segment from Mycoplasmopsis arginini encodes:
- a CDS encoding adenine phosphoribosyltransferase yields MELKKYIRTVENFPEPGVKFKDISLLLANGEALNYTINKMSDLASEADIIVGPDARGFLFGTPVAAKLAKPFIMVRKKGKLPGEVISCAYGLEYGRSILEIQKGLVKPGQKAVIIDDVLATGGTLEAIIKLLREQGVEILKIIVLMELDGFNARERLNCDIESLIFVDKNDIE; encoded by the coding sequence ATGGAATTAAAAAAATATATTAGAACAGTTGAAAATTTTCCTGAACCTGGTGTTAAGTTTAAAGACATTTCACTTTTATTAGCAAATGGAGAAGCATTAAACTACACAATTAACAAAATGTCAGATTTAGCTAGTGAAGCTGACATAATTGTCGGCCCTGACGCAAGGGGATTTTTATTTGGAACTCCTGTTGCGGCAAAACTAGCAAAACCATTTATTATGGTTCGTAAGAAGGGCAAACTACCTGGAGAAGTTATTAGTTGTGCTTATGGATTAGAGTATGGTCGTTCAATTTTAGAAATACAAAAAGGTTTAGTAAAGCCTGGGCAAAAAGCAGTTATTATTGACGACGTTTTAGCTACCGGCGGAACACTAGAAGCAATAATTAAACTTTTGAGAGAACAAGGTGTTGAAATTTTAAAAATTATTGTTTTAATGGAACTGGATGGATTTAATGCAAGAGAAAGATTAAATTGTGATATTGAGAGCTTAATTTTTGTGGATAAAAATGATATTGAATAA
- a CDS encoding DUF2779 domain-containing protein, translating into MNKNYVYIDFEAISDPFARVLAIPVNTPFAYTVGALNQNNKFETRTFIIDFLKTNSIKSIWSTLKQKIIKHIYEINSKLNIEEVVFIGHNPTLEKQILIKLFPKNAVQSLLDPSCPVLSLSKLTGPKFTEEYFPNIKKAIEESNVTTLKKWTDGRNGSIAAFTGFWLYVNAIPRLRANDKRKKFILKLNKNLVIKELRRYSGDDVNKMLFLASDPDQTNTLIKKYLYKKDLLKLIKNIDFDENLTIKEIKEKIWTL; encoded by the coding sequence ATGAATAAAAATTACGTATATATTGATTTTGAAGCAATATCTGATCCGTTTGCAAGAGTGTTAGCTATTCCTGTTAATACTCCTTTTGCATATACAGTTGGTGCTCTCAATCAGAATAATAAATTTGAAACTAGAACTTTTATTATTGACTTTCTAAAGACTAATTCAATTAAGTCTATATGATCAACATTAAAACAAAAAATAATAAAACACATATACGAAATCAATTCTAAACTTAATATAGAAGAAGTAGTTTTTATTGGTCATAATCCCACTTTAGAAAAACAAATTTTAATTAAATTATTTCCTAAAAATGCTGTTCAATCTTTACTTGATCCATCTTGTCCTGTTTTATCTTTATCAAAATTAACTGGTCCTAAATTTACTGAAGAATACTTTCCAAATATTAAGAAAGCTATCGAAGAATCAAATGTTACAACCTTAAAAAAATGAACAGACGGACGTAATGGTTCTATTGCAGCCTTTACCGGTTTTTGATTGTATGTTAATGCAATACCACGTTTAAGAGCTAATGATAAAAGAAAGAAATTTATTTTAAAGCTTAATAAAAATTTAGTAATTAAAGAATTACGTAGATATTCTGGTGACGATGTTAACAAAATGCTTTTTTTAGCATCAGATCCCGATCAAACAAACACTTTAATTAAAAAATACCTTTACAAAAAAGATTTATTAAAATTAATTAAAAATATCGATTTTGATGAAAATTTAACTATTAAAGAAATTAAAGAGAAAATATGAACACTTTAA
- a CDS encoding MATE family efflux transporter — translation MSASVSQKEKKHYFKRLLPQSKFDWKLYFAKTWPIIIGEILFCLNGFLDNFMVSHIPSGIDALTYANTYTGIIYTIFFAIQGVAGMFVGQYYGKKDFDKVKQIMNFRIWMYLAITILFSIVCWSQPDAMIRLIGGTKINRSAINEARMYLMLICVSWIITSFNFNTNMQLNETGHSNLAFISACLTLLSNATINAVLLYGFRGNAYYAAFGSIVSALVCLASDSLLTYYKDRPIFINIFKIYYITRPIAIQIVRRFPAMLITIAAMITLPIRMIIWARAFPDDLIKGSGIGEKWMGINAVTILGLVESLASITSAITSACSSNVSYFVAGNLGKNNFDEAKKHGYALRGFHTIAGFGMSLLMVGVIFGIAYSPATSKGTQEAVKNNIEIYLHSENSELLINSVFMIQSKSKVINQKIINNARDAFNLINSGNSHFSSDQIKTFFENKDVQIWLNAMKTQVGATFTRTFLLSCLTFLMINPIWCWFYTAAALPGAGGRNLVGSITMLAAHSLSFIWLNILTFAIIIPSRQEGQSSMSLELAYFLFFSIDFIRWGIFEIVAAKVNWQRNITEELNKNKAIA, via the coding sequence ATGTCAGCAAGTGTTTCACAAAAAGAAAAAAAACATTACTTTAAACGTCTGCTTCCGCAATCTAAATTTGATTGAAAATTATATTTTGCCAAAACTTGGCCAATTATCATTGGCGAAATTTTATTTTGCCTAAATGGTTTTCTTGATAATTTTATGGTTAGCCATATTCCTTCTGGAATTGATGCTTTAACATATGCAAATACATATACTGGTATTATATATACTATTTTCTTTGCAATTCAAGGAGTTGCTGGAATGTTTGTTGGGCAATATTATGGTAAAAAAGATTTTGACAAAGTAAAACAGATTATGAACTTTAGAATTTGAATGTATTTAGCTATTACAATTTTATTTTCTATCGTTTGTTGAAGTCAACCCGACGCTATGATTAGATTAATAGGCGGAACAAAAATAAATCGATCAGCAATTAATGAAGCAAGAATGTATTTGATGTTAATTTGTGTTTCATGAATTATAACCTCATTTAACTTTAATACAAATATGCAATTAAATGAAACTGGTCATTCGAATTTAGCTTTCATTTCAGCTTGTTTAACATTATTAAGCAACGCCACAATTAATGCCGTTTTACTTTATGGTTTTAGAGGTAATGCATATTATGCTGCTTTTGGATCAATAGTAAGTGCTTTAGTTTGTTTAGCATCAGACTCATTATTAACATATTATAAAGATCGCCCTATTTTCATTAATATTTTTAAGATTTATTATATTACAAGACCAATAGCAATTCAAATTGTCAGAAGATTCCCAGCAATGCTTATTACAATAGCAGCAATGATAACATTACCAATTAGAATGATTATTTGAGCTAGAGCCTTTCCGGATGATTTAATAAAAGGATCGGGAATCGGTGAAAAATGAATGGGAATTAATGCTGTAACAATATTGGGATTAGTTGAAAGTTTAGCATCAATTACTTCTGCAATTACTTCTGCTTGTTCATCTAACGTTTCGTATTTTGTAGCTGGTAATTTAGGCAAGAATAATTTTGATGAAGCTAAAAAACATGGTTATGCTTTAAGAGGATTCCATACAATAGCTGGTTTTGGAATGTCTTTATTAATGGTAGGTGTTATTTTTGGGATAGCGTATTCTCCTGCAACTTCAAAAGGAACGCAAGAAGCTGTTAAAAATAATATTGAAATTTATTTACATTCAGAAAATTCTGAATTATTAATAAATTCTGTATTTATGATACAAAGTAAAAGCAAAGTAATTAACCAAAAAATAATTAATAATGCAAGAGACGCATTTAATTTAATAAATAGTGGAAATTCACACTTTAGTTCAGATCAAATTAAAACGTTTTTTGAAAATAAAGATGTCCAAATTTGATTAAATGCAATGAAAACACAAGTTGGAGCAACATTTACAAGAACCTTTTTACTTTCTTGCTTAACATTTTTAATGATAAACCCAATATGATGTTGATTCTATACTGCTGCAGCATTACCTGGGGCGGGTGGAAGAAATCTAGTTGGATCTATTACTATGCTGGCTGCTCATTCATTATCATTTATATGATTAAATATATTAACTTTTGCAATCATTATTCCATCAAGACAAGAAGGTCAATCTTCAATGAGTTTAGAATTAGCTTACTTTTTATTCTTTTCAATAGATTTTATTAGATGAGGAATTTTTGAAATTGTTGCTGCAAAAGTTAATTGACAAAGAAATATAACTGAAGAATTAAACAAAAACAAGGCAATTGCTTAA
- a CDS encoding phosphotransferase family protein — protein sequence MYLKENKIYNDDQNSEQIELMYQMITSTFGKELANKITHARFDFKEFDNIYFIAKYEETWVQIRIPKSKFVWEFENEYIVIKNFKDYLFVKDGIFIKKWFPGVDLFQLKLTNEIIYSILNCVKNFQFFNVDIKKFNWNKFKISDKKYHELLHKYKDDELVLSHNDIQKHNIIVNKYGFVKLVDFDNVSLNSPYFDLVLLHINIGISKKIIIDFFNLNEEKFDDYMYLVNTFREAEYKKDYRNLTINKDKAHELLNVYKTKTSTKHNKFIVHKQHNQFDNRLKINKIEHFYFVPTFIYEDENKIIWRWLTRKDNFELNTRTIKILAKIMRTYHDSDVTFPDYILDEKVFWYLDNINKKDLFLEIGDNDFIEQIIEWIKNIKIDANCHNNLNLDSILWGDNQNIYLIDWSVAYRSSRFLDIALMFENFHVANFTEDLFWKTYGMNKPQDFYKYKLIALFTEYLYNKVLNNDNDRAKKLAKRIKQILVEQYNSKK from the coding sequence ATGTATTTAAAAGAAAACAAAATTTATAATGATGATCAAAATAGTGAACAAATTGAGTTAATGTATCAAATGATTACATCTACTTTTGGTAAAGAATTAGCTAATAAAATAACTCATGCTCGTTTTGATTTTAAAGAGTTTGATAATATTTATTTTATTGCCAAATATGAAGAAACCTGGGTGCAAATTAGAATTCCTAAAAGCAAATTTGTTTGAGAATTTGAAAACGAGTATATTGTAATCAAAAATTTTAAGGACTATTTATTTGTTAAAGACGGAATATTTATTAAGAAATGATTTCCTGGAGTAGATTTATTTCAATTAAAGTTAACAAATGAAATTATTTATTCAATTTTAAATTGTGTGAAAAATTTTCAATTTTTTAATGTCGATATTAAGAAATTTAACTGAAACAAGTTTAAAATATCTGATAAAAAATATCACGAATTATTACACAAGTATAAAGATGATGAACTAGTTTTAAGTCATAATGATATTCAGAAACATAATATTATTGTAAATAAATACGGTTTTGTTAAATTAGTTGATTTTGATAATGTTAGTTTAAATTCTCCTTATTTTGACTTAGTCTTATTGCATATTAATATTGGAATCAGCAAAAAAATAATTATTGATTTTTTTAATCTAAATGAAGAAAAGTTTGATGACTATATGTATTTAGTTAATACTTTTAGAGAAGCAGAATACAAAAAAGATTATCGCAATTTAACAATTAATAAAGATAAAGCTCACGAACTACTAAATGTGTACAAAACTAAAACATCAACAAAACATAATAAATTTATAGTTCACAAACAACATAATCAGTTTGATAACCGTTTAAAAATTAATAAAATTGAACATTTTTATTTTGTACCCACTTTCATTTATGAAGATGAAAATAAAATTATTTGAAGATGATTAACAAGAAAAGATAATTTTGAACTAAATACAAGAACTATTAAAATTCTTGCCAAAATAATGCGAACATATCACGATTCCGATGTAACATTTCCTGATTATATTCTTGACGAAAAAGTTTTTTGATATTTAGATAACATTAATAAGAAAGATTTATTCCTTGAAATAGGAGATAATGATTTTATTGAACAAATTATTGAGTGAATTAAAAATATAAAGATAGATGCAAATTGCCATAATAACCTAAATTTAGATAGCATTTTATGAGGGGATAACCAAAACATTTATTTAATCGATTGATCTGTTGCTTATAGGAGTTCAAGATTTTTAGATATAGCATTAATGTTTGAAAACTTTCACGTCGCAAATTTTACTGAAGATTTATTTTGAAAAACATATGGTATGAATAAGCCACAAGATTTTTATAAATATAAATTAATAGCTTTATTTACAGAATATTTATATAACAAAGTTTTAAATAATGATAATGATCGGGCTAAAAAATTAGCTAAAAGAATAAAACAAATATTAGTTGAACAATATAATAGTAAAAAATAA
- a CDS encoding phosphotransferase family protein, translating into MMELVKNQGFTNKTYHDSQSKQFIKIKNYDSFNHKTPNEILNCFSFVPKTIYEDEEKVVNEWINGDILDPETLTNDQLREIGKKIITLHNSKLKFYKENQVARRFKVYRDKISKLGRKIPVLDKHYKKINLFLKNIDNSAPVHNDLWLFNFINNEKEIFITDWEYATMGDVHFDLAYFIESSNLNKEQERIFLEAYGDDFEPKYLLAHKVIVNALIVLWINKHEVIPFDDSLYLKRVDKLISEYDEEYKI; encoded by the coding sequence ATAATGGAATTAGTAAAAAATCAAGGTTTTACAAATAAGACATACCATGATTCTCAAAGTAAACAGTTTATTAAAATAAAAAATTATGATTCATTTAATCACAAAACACCAAACGAAATTTTAAATTGTTTTAGTTTTGTTCCTAAAACTATCTATGAGGACGAAGAAAAAGTTGTTAATGAATGAATTAATGGAGATATTTTAGACCCAGAAACATTAACCAACGATCAATTAAGAGAAATTGGAAAAAAAATAATTACTTTGCATAATTCAAAATTAAAGTTTTATAAAGAAAATCAAGTAGCTAGAAGATTTAAAGTTTACCGTGATAAAATTTCAAAACTAGGCCGTAAAATTCCAGTCTTAGATAAACATTATAAAAAGATTAATTTATTTTTGAAAAATATTGACAACTCAGCCCCAGTACATAATGATCTTTGATTATTTAATTTTATAAATAACGAGAAAGAAATCTTTATTACTGATTGAGAGTATGCAACAATGGGTGATGTTCATTTTGATTTAGCTTACTTTATTGAATCATCTAATTTAAATAAAGAACAAGAAAGAATATTTTTAGAAGCTTATGGGGATGATTTTGAACCCAAATATTTATTAGCACATAAAGTTATAGTAAACGCTTTAATTGTTTTATGAATTAATAAGCATGAAGTAATTCCTTTTGATGATTCCTTATATTTAAAAAGAGTTGATAAACTTATTTCTGAATATGATGAAGAATATAAAATTTAA
- the gyrB gene encoding DNA topoisomerase (ATP-hydrolyzing) subunit B, which yields MSEEKEYVASDIQVLEGLDPVRVRPGMYIGSTGYKGIHHLIWEILDNSVDEAMAGYATEISVTLHPDNFIEIEDNGRGMPVDIHPSTQKSAVETILTVLHAGGKFDSSNYKVSGGLHGVGASVVNALSDSFEVWVKRNGKLHYQKYENGGKPQEPLKVISEVPEKETGTRIKFHPDYTVMDKIAFDFGTISDHIKQVAYLNKGLKFNITDLTKNTKKTYCFDGGIIDYVKELNKGKKTINTDVIYALGSFTDFDKPNEDDINNKPAKRVDILVEVAFQYNEAYQSTVISYANNIQTTEGGTHENGFYDSIVRIFNKYAEENKLLKGNEKISKEDSKEGLIAVISIKHSDPVFDGQTKSKFGSANARYATNKVVSEVLERYLAENPNVAKNIINKCLQSQRARLAANAAKEASRKKDGMEFSGLPGKLADCSSKNAELRELFIVEGNSAGGSAKGGRNRSIQAILPLRGKVINAEKNDKVKFLSNQEIQTIIHALGTGIGEDFNINKLKYHKIIIMTDADVDGAHISTLLLTFFYRYLKPLIEYGFVYIAMPPLYKIVSGKVTEYAYNDLQKEEILAKLEDKKNISIQRYKGLGEMDAEQLWETTMNPETRKMLQVQINDMAVCDRVFTTLMGEEVDPRHDFIEENAKYVSNIDF from the coding sequence ATGTCAGAAGAAAAAGAATATGTTGCTAGTGATATTCAAGTTTTAGAAGGATTAGACCCAGTTCGTGTTAGACCAGGGATGTATATTGGTTCAACAGGATATAAAGGAATTCACCATTTAATTTGAGAAATTCTTGATAACTCAGTCGATGAAGCTATGGCTGGTTATGCTACCGAAATTAGTGTAACTTTACATCCAGATAACTTTATTGAAATTGAGGACAACGGTAGAGGAATGCCTGTTGATATTCACCCATCAACCCAAAAATCAGCTGTTGAAACCATTCTAACTGTTTTACATGCTGGTGGTAAATTTGATTCAAGTAATTATAAGGTGAGTGGCGGTCTTCACGGTGTTGGGGCATCCGTTGTTAACGCGTTAAGCGATTCTTTTGAAGTTTGAGTTAAAAGAAATGGAAAATTGCATTACCAAAAATATGAAAATGGTGGTAAACCTCAAGAACCCTTAAAAGTTATTAGTGAAGTTCCTGAAAAAGAAACTGGTACAAGAATTAAGTTTCATCCAGATTATACTGTTATGGATAAAATTGCTTTTGATTTTGGGACTATTAGTGACCATATAAAACAAGTAGCCTACTTAAATAAAGGTTTAAAATTTAACATAACTGATTTAACAAAGAACACTAAAAAAACTTATTGTTTTGATGGGGGAATTATCGATTATGTTAAAGAACTTAATAAAGGTAAAAAGACTATTAACACTGATGTTATTTATGCATTAGGTTCTTTTACAGATTTTGATAAACCAAATGAAGATGATATAAATAACAAACCAGCCAAAAGAGTGGATATACTAGTAGAAGTAGCATTTCAATATAATGAAGCTTATCAATCAACAGTTATTTCTTATGCAAATAACATTCAAACAACAGAAGGTGGAACCCATGAAAATGGTTTTTATGATTCAATTGTTAGAATTTTTAACAAATATGCAGAAGAAAACAAATTATTAAAAGGTAATGAAAAAATTAGTAAAGAAGACTCTAAAGAAGGTTTAATTGCAGTTATATCAATTAAACATAGTGATCCTGTTTTCGATGGTCAAACTAAATCTAAATTTGGTTCTGCTAATGCTCGTTATGCAACAAATAAAGTTGTTTCAGAAGTATTGGAAAGATATTTAGCAGAAAATCCTAATGTAGCAAAAAATATCATAAATAAATGTTTACAATCACAAAGAGCAAGATTAGCTGCTAATGCGGCTAAAGAAGCATCAAGAAAAAAAGATGGAATGGAATTTAGTGGACTTCCTGGGAAATTGGCAGATTGCTCTTCAAAAAATGCCGAGCTACGTGAATTATTTATTGTCGAAGGTAACTCTGCTGGTGGTTCAGCAAAAGGCGGTAGAAATAGATCAATTCAAGCAATTTTACCATTAAGAGGTAAAGTTATTAATGCTGAAAAGAATGATAAAGTTAAGTTTTTATCAAACCAAGAAATTCAAACAATTATTCATGCTTTAGGAACTGGAATTGGTGAAGATTTCAATATTAATAAATTAAAATATCACAAAATTATTATTATGACTGATGCCGATGTCGATGGTGCACATATTTCAACGTTATTATTAACATTCTTTTACCGTTACTTAAAACCTTTAATTGAATATGGTTTTGTTTATATTGCTATGCCCCCTTTATATAAAATAGTTTCCGGAAAGGTAACTGAATACGCTTATAATGATTTGCAAAAAGAAGAAATTTTAGCTAAATTAGAGGACAAGAAAAATATTTCAATCCAACGTTACAAAGGGCTTGGAGAAATGGATGCTGAACAACTATGAGAAACAACAATGAATCCTGAAACAAGAAAAATGTTACAAGTTCAAATTAATGACATGGCAGTTTGTGATCGTGTGTTTACTACATTAATGGGTGAAGAAGTTGACCCAAGACATGATTTTATTGAAGAAAATGCTAAGTATGTTTCAAACATTGACTTTTAG
- a CDS encoding LemA family protein — protein sequence MLFDSRTPQQSEGFKPNVDNTIKHPEPTGGEKFLYILFFILTLGIFWFATIARKNYLLAKMNRIQEASSLIQAAEKKRGATLLKQLDVVKGYANFENKTQTEIAKLRSQLVDLDKETDTKKLNEKLNTIQAGLNFQFEQYPNLKADRTFLQFQTEIAIQEDEIYATIRNYNGIVRNFNSEIYQFWTNIVAKKINAYNQPLFQASESERKDIDTSSLANMF from the coding sequence ATGTTATTTGATTCAAGAACACCTCAACAATCAGAGGGTTTTAAACCGAATGTTGATAACACAATTAAACATCCCGAACCAACAGGAGGAGAAAAGTTTTTATATATTCTATTCTTTATATTAACATTAGGAATTTTCTGATTTGCAACCATTGCTAGAAAAAATTACTTATTAGCTAAAATGAACAGAATTCAAGAAGCTTCTTCTTTAATTCAAGCTGCTGAAAAGAAAAGAGGAGCAACTCTTTTAAAACAATTGGATGTTGTTAAAGGATACGCTAACTTTGAGAATAAAACTCAAACTGAAATTGCGAAATTACGTTCACAATTAGTTGATTTAGATAAAGAAACTGATACTAAAAAACTTAACGAAAAACTTAACACAATTCAAGCAGGTTTAAATTTCCAATTTGAACAATATCCAAATCTAAAAGCTGATAGAACATTCTTACAATTCCAAACTGAAATTGCTATTCAAGAAGATGAAATTTATGCAACAATTAGAAACTACAATGGAATTGTTAGAAACTTTAACTCAGAAATTTACCAATTCTGAACAAATATTGTAGCTAAAAAAATAAACGCATATAACCAACCTTTATTCCAAGCTTCAGAATCAGAAAGAAAAGATATTGACACATCAAGTCTAGCAAATATGTTTTAA
- a CDS encoding ribonuclease J, which yields MNKINFFALGGLDENGKNAYVLEINEKLYVINSGTKVPINSHNGIDTLICNYDFLQRRAKDIVGVFVTDVKNESFSAIPWLLMMIPGLKIYTSPFNRIVLLDRISKYNIDNENYEVNTLRMPITLNGVTVTPFDLAGGLPGQIGLNFEYQEGNILFMTNFVDGDLGPYGKTDVNQIKEIINNNKPLQLLLLDSGRSNYPGRSIDKLWISKKIEYKFKETPNNKRIIVGLYDEDMITAHEVLVLAKRYNRPVVTYGRNYSQLINLVAKISPDLQLPEFIDYRIANETKNAVILVTGAIERLYLRFIRIASNNDVYLKLRPDDAVIVIAPPVNGLEVNYALTLDEIARNTANLIELGSDQYYSCNPSKEDIYNIIKTLKPKYFIPIQGLYRYLVVASYIARDAGMNFNKCIVLQNGKVAEFVNNELVSQKHSIKTVGDTIIDGFGIGDISQEVINERENLSRDGVIALSTLIDFKTKKPIGQLHISSYGIITKDNKETITNIANDLFAKEFNQKEAKDIDLKDIQERLRKSIKRKIYKVLSKEPMIVITLYEV from the coding sequence ATGAATAAAATAAACTTTTTTGCATTAGGTGGTTTAGATGAGAATGGGAAAAATGCTTATGTTTTAGAAATTAATGAAAAACTTTATGTAATTAACTCAGGAACCAAGGTGCCAATTAATTCTCATAACGGGATTGATACTTTAATTTGTAATTATGATTTTTTACAAAGAAGAGCAAAAGATATTGTTGGTGTTTTCGTTACTGATGTCAAAAACGAATCTTTTTCAGCTATACCATGATTATTAATGATGATTCCAGGTCTTAAAATTTATACAAGTCCATTCAATCGCATCGTTTTATTAGATAGAATTTCAAAGTATAATATTGACAACGAAAATTATGAAGTTAACACCTTAAGAATGCCAATAACATTAAACGGAGTTACAGTTACACCATTTGATTTAGCTGGAGGACTTCCTGGACAAATAGGTCTTAATTTTGAATATCAAGAAGGTAATATTCTTTTTATGACAAACTTTGTTGATGGTGATTTAGGTCCTTACGGAAAAACTGACGTAAATCAAATTAAAGAAATTATTAATAACAATAAACCATTGCAACTTTTATTATTAGATTCAGGTCGTTCTAATTACCCCGGTAGAAGTATCGACAAATTATGAATTTCTAAAAAAATTGAATATAAATTTAAAGAGACACCAAATAATAAAAGAATTATTGTAGGACTTTATGATGAAGATATGATTACTGCACATGAAGTACTAGTTTTAGCAAAAAGATACAACCGTCCAGTAGTAACATACGGAAGAAACTATTCACAATTAATTAATTTGGTTGCTAAAATTAGTCCTGATTTACAATTGCCTGAATTTATTGATTATCGGATTGCTAACGAAACAAAAAATGCAGTAATTTTAGTTACAGGAGCTATAGAAAGACTTTACCTAAGATTTATAAGAATTGCCTCAAATAATGATGTTTACTTAAAATTAAGACCAGATGATGCCGTTATAGTAATTGCCCCACCAGTTAATGGTCTTGAAGTAAATTATGCTTTAACATTGGATGAAATAGCAAGAAATACAGCAAATCTTATTGAATTAGGTTCAGATCAATATTATTCATGCAATCCATCCAAAGAAGATATTTACAATATTATAAAAACTTTAAAACCAAAATATTTTATTCCGATTCAGGGACTATATAGATATTTAGTTGTAGCTTCATATATAGCTCGCGATGCTGGTATGAATTTTAATAAATGTATTGTTTTACAAAATGGAAAAGTTGCAGAGTTCGTTAATAATGAATTAGTTTCTCAAAAACATTCAATTAAAACTGTGGGGGATACAATTATTGACGGTTTTGGAATTGGTGATATTTCTCAAGAAGTTATCAATGAAAGAGAAAATTTGTCAAGAGATGGTGTTATTGCCTTAAGTACACTAATTGATTTTAAAACTAAAAAACCAATAGGCCAACTTCATATTTCATCGTACGGAATTATTACAAAGGATAATAAAGAAACAATTACCAATATTGCTAATGATTTATTTGCTAAAGAATTTAATCAAAAAGAAGCAAAAGATATTGATTTAAAAGATATTCAAGAAAGATTAAGAAAAAGCATCAAGAGAAAAATTTACAAAGTATTAAGTAAAGAACCAATGATTGTTATCACTTTATACGAAGTTTAA